A single bacterium DNA region contains:
- a CDS encoding helix-hairpin-helix domain-containing protein, with amino-acid sequence MEQKYLKDFILSRPQQMVIGILLLGAILTSSILILRRIKEERQFARIEVVKGQIPNFKSEIRNPKSQTNLKSEIPNPKQIQNPKSKININRANLNELICLPGIGENIGREIIKYRKENGTFTSIEDIMKVKGIGPKKFEKCKDMMKID; translated from the coding sequence ATGGAGCAAAAATATTTAAAGGATTTTATTTTATCAAGGCCACAACAAATGGTTATTGGCATCCTTTTGTTGGGAGCAATTCTGACATCATCTATTCTCATTTTAAGAAGGATAAAGGAAGAAAGACAATTTGCCAGGATAGAGGTTGTAAAGGGGCAAATCCCAAATTTTAAATCCGAAATTCGAAATCCGAAATCCCAAACAAACCTAAAATCCGAAATTCCAAATCCCAAACAAATCCAAAATCCAAAATCCAAAATAAATATAAACAGAGCAAACCTTAATGAACTTATATGCCTTCCTGGAATTGGAGAAAACATAGGAAGAGAAATCATAAAATACAGAAAAGAAAATGGGACTTTTACATCTATTGAAGATATAATGAAGGTTAAGGGAATTGGTCCTAAAAAGTTTGAAAAATGCAAGGATATGATGAAAATAGATTAA